In a genomic window of Lagopus muta isolate bLagMut1 chromosome 2, bLagMut1 primary, whole genome shotgun sequence:
- the LOC125689033 gene encoding centriole, cilia and spindle-associated protein has product MVVPARRVKTEYMKRFKEPKWESCGACYLELLRYRLSRRLLEQAHRPWLWDGWEQDSVGGSGSSTVGSPSPPGAGSPPPAQEEEAAEAGRAGPEKERQDQEKNQKEEQEKTVEHTSTKEADKTSTKDADKTSRTGRRPSQSALSSRNDRRSTRSPQKTDGPKENKHPFALYGWGERQTDTGSQKTHNVCASASVNEIHESALRAKSRRQVEKRKLSQRRVRSAEAEKAWRIKPSPPDNPWMTEYMRCYSARAR; this is encoded by the exons ATGGTGGTGCCGGCGCGGCGCGTGAAGACGGAGTACATGAAGCGCTTCAAGGAGCCCAAGTGGGAGTCGTGCGGCGCCTGCTACCTGGAACTGCTGCGCTACCGCCTCAGCCGCCGCCTCCTGGAGCAGGCGCACCGGCCCTGGCTGTGGGACGGCTGGGAGCAGGACAGCGTCggcggcagcggcagcagcaccGTCGGGTCCCCCTCGCCGCCGGGAGCGGGCAGCCCTCCGCCCGCGCAGGAGGAGGAAGCGGCTGAGGCGGGACGGGCCGGCCCCG aaaaagaaagacaagatcaagaaaagaatcagaaagaagagcaagaaaaaactGTAGAACATACTTCCACAAAGGAAGCAGATAAAACTTCCACGAAGGATGCAGATAAAACCAGCCGTACAGGACGACGTCCAAGCCAAAGTGCCTTGTCCAGTCGTAATGATCGAAGATCAACCAGAAGTCCTCAAAAGACAGATGGACCAAAGGAGAATAAACATCCATTTGCTCTCTATGGGTGGGGAGAAAGACAGACAGATACTGGAAGCCAGAAAACTCACAATGTCTGTGCTTCTGCTTCAGTGAATGAA ATTCACGAATCTGCTCTACGAGCAAAGAGCAGGAGACAagtggagaaaaggaagctttcACAGAGGCGAGTACgatcagcagaagcagagaaagcttGGCGGATAAAGCCTTCCCCACCAGATAACCCCTGGATGACGGAGTATATGAGATGCTACTCGGCCAGAGCTCGGTGA
- the RAB4A gene encoding ras-related protein Rab-4A isoform X2, with product MSQAAMSETYDFLFKFLVIGNAGTGKSCLLHQFIEKKFKDDSNHTIGVEFGSKIINVGGKYVKLQIWDTAGQERFRSVTRSYYRGAAGALLVYDITSRETYNALTNWLTDARMLASQNIVIILCGNKKDLDADREVTFLEASRFAQENELMFLETSALTGENVEEAFVQCARKILNKIESGELDPERMGSGIQYGDAALRQLRSPRRAQAQSAQECGC from the exons atTTCCTGTTTAAGTTCTTGGTCATAGGAAATGCTGGGACTGGAAAATCCTGTTTACTACACCaatttattgaaaagaaat ttaaagaTGATTCAAATCATACCATAGGAGTGGAATTTGGTTCAAAGATCATAAATGTTGGTGGTAAATACGTGAAATTGCAGATATGGGATACAGCAGGACAAGAGAGATTCAG GTCTGTAACAAGAAGTTACTATAGAGGTGCTGCGGGTGCTTTACTTGTCTATGATATAACCAG CCGTGAAACCTACAATGCTCTCACTAATTGGCTGACAGATGCAAGAATGTTAGCAAGTCAAAATATTGTGATAATTCTGTGTGGAAACAAAAAAGATCTTGATGCAGATCGTGAAGTAACCTTTCTAGAAGCATCCCGGTTTGCACAAGAAAATG AGCTGATGTTTTTGGAAACAAGCGCGCTGACGGGGGAAAATGTTGAGGAGGCCTTTGTACAGTGTGCAAGAAAAATACTCAATAAAATTGAATCAG gagaATTAGATCCAGAAAGAATGGGCTCAGGTATACAGTATGGAGATGCTGCCTTGAGACAGCTGAGATCACCACGAAGAGCACAAGCACAAAGTGCTCAGGAATGTGGGTGTTaa
- the RAB4A gene encoding ras-related protein Rab-4A isoform X1, with protein sequence MSQAAMSETYDGSIFCLPDFLFKFLVIGNAGTGKSCLLHQFIEKKFKDDSNHTIGVEFGSKIINVGGKYVKLQIWDTAGQERFRSVTRSYYRGAAGALLVYDITSRETYNALTNWLTDARMLASQNIVIILCGNKKDLDADREVTFLEASRFAQENELMFLETSALTGENVEEAFVQCARKILNKIESGELDPERMGSGIQYGDAALRQLRSPRRAQAQSAQECGC encoded by the exons atTTCCTGTTTAAGTTCTTGGTCATAGGAAATGCTGGGACTGGAAAATCCTGTTTACTACACCaatttattgaaaagaaat ttaaagaTGATTCAAATCATACCATAGGAGTGGAATTTGGTTCAAAGATCATAAATGTTGGTGGTAAATACGTGAAATTGCAGATATGGGATACAGCAGGACAAGAGAGATTCAG GTCTGTAACAAGAAGTTACTATAGAGGTGCTGCGGGTGCTTTACTTGTCTATGATATAACCAG CCGTGAAACCTACAATGCTCTCACTAATTGGCTGACAGATGCAAGAATGTTAGCAAGTCAAAATATTGTGATAATTCTGTGTGGAAACAAAAAAGATCTTGATGCAGATCGTGAAGTAACCTTTCTAGAAGCATCCCGGTTTGCACAAGAAAATG AGCTGATGTTTTTGGAAACAAGCGCGCTGACGGGGGAAAATGTTGAGGAGGCCTTTGTACAGTGTGCAAGAAAAATACTCAATAAAATTGAATCAG gagaATTAGATCCAGAAAGAATGGGCTCAGGTATACAGTATGGAGATGCTGCCTTGAGACAGCTGAGATCACCACGAAGAGCACAAGCACAAAGTGCTCAGGAATGTGGGTGTTaa